A segment of the Dermacentor andersoni chromosome 5, qqDerAnde1_hic_scaffold, whole genome shotgun sequence genome:
AAGGGGCATTTTAATGAGGTGTCGTAAGATAGCTGCACTGTAATGAAAAGTAGGGCAACTCTCTTATGTATAATGATGAGGAGGTTATGTTTTTTAAGTGTTCTCCAGACGTGTGCAGGAGTTTCTGATACGAGGTGTGGCAGAAGAGTAATGAGACTTGCAATGCTGGGAGCAATCTGGCAGCGATGCAAGCACCCCCTTCACATAGTTTGTGCATCAAACACTCACAGACGCTCAGTGAAAGTGTCAACCTCGTGCAGTAAACATGCGACCCTAGAGAGCGTGATAAGTGAAGTTGCGTTTTGTACTGCATTATGAAAATGGAACAGTGAAATTTGGAGCAGCAGTGTGCCACCAAATTTTGTGTCAAACTTGCCGAATGCGCGAGTTTGACCTATGAAATGTTTCAACGAGCTGCTGGGGAACATTCCTTATCGAGAGTGGAAGTTTTGCACTTGCAAACCATTCTTGGAGGGCCGCGTAACAGTGGAAGATGAACCTCACTCAGGGAGGCCTTCAAGATCGAAAACTGATGAAAATGTGGAAAGAGTGAGGGTTCTTGTGAGGTCAGACCGTTGACTAACATTGGTATTGATGAGTAGTATATTAAATCTGAATCGTTTTACCCTTCATCAAATTTTGACTCTGAATTTGGGCATGAGAAAGGTGTGTGCCAAGTTGGTACCAAAAAACCTCTCTACTGAACAGAAAGACAATGAGAAGAATGTGTGCCTTGACCTTCTCGACCACAAAGAAAATGATCCAGGCTTCTTCAGTCGTGTGATCACTGGTGATGAATCATGGATTTTCGAGTATGATACAGAAACAAAACGTTGCAATCAAGAGTGGCACACTCACGCTTCTCAACCGAAGAAAGCTCGAATGAGTAAATAAAAAATCAAGTCTATGCTGATTTGCTTTTTTGACAGTCAGACCGGACATTTCGGCCACTTGGATGCTCCACCATGACAACGCCCCCTGTCACAGGGTTATCCACATCAACCAGTTTTTGATGAAAAAAGGAATTCCAGTGGTTTCTCAGCCCCCCTATTTCCCTGATCTTAGTCCGTgttacttttttttgtttcccaGGATCAAACCCTGCCTGAAAGGGCACCATGTTGTTAGGGTCGAAAACATACAAAGGAGCGTAACCAAGGAGCTGAAGGCAATTCCACTTGAAGCCTTCCAGCACGGTTACGGTGAGTGGAAACAATGCCTCCGCCGATGTATAGCTGCCCAAGGGAACCATTTTGAAGGGGATAACACTGAACTGTAAATATTAAACAAATCTTGTATGAGAAAAATTGGTCTCAATACTTTTCTGGAATACCTCGTAATTATGTAATACATTCTATTTAGACTAATGAGGTTTACCATCCCAAAGCATTGCAGTGGGTTATGGTGGATGCCGTAGTGCAGGGCTCTAGATTAATTTGGGCCATCTGCGGTTCCTTCACATCCATTCAAAGCACAGAGCAGCATGTTAGAAATGTCTTGAGACATGGCCAGTGCATTTTAAACATAATTAATCTGAATAGTGATTCTAATTCCGAAGCATTATCTTGATGTTCACAATTGTatcatcagcaaaaaaaaattgaaatgtgaACAAGTAATCAGAACACGTATTATGCATAGCTAAATTGCACTGCAATAGGCAATCTCTACATAACTAGCTTCAAAGCACTGTGTAGCCCCATATGTGCATTTTGTAGCTTGGATCTGGTTCACTGTTACAAGCACAGGTGATCATGAACACACGCTAATCGTTTTCGACTTGTCCGCATCTCAATACACGCTGAAAGAATATGTAGTGCAAGAAGAGAGTGAGTTGCATTTGCCTCGTGCTTCCCCAAATCACATTATGGGCAATGCAGTCTTTATGTGTGACATGCCCAAGTTCCAAGCCTCACCCAAGGTGGTCAATAGGTGCCTCAGCTCGGCTGAGCTGATGTAGCCATTGCCATCTTTGTCAAAATGGCGCAGGCCTTCAATGAAGTCCTCGGCCGTGTCTGTGCTACGGTTCTTGCTGATCGTTTGCAGGATTGGAAGGAACACATCGAAACTGATCCGTTCATCTGCAACAAGAGATAAAAAGGCAACATAAAAACGTAAGGACAAAGTGGCAGCAGTCAAATGAACACAATGCTAGTTTACGCAATACTAAGGGAAAGCATCTTGCTGTTTAAAGTTGCACAAAGTTGGCCACTTAAAGACATCACCTGGTGCAATATTAGCCCTGTTCAAGAAACATTCAGTCAGTCAAGCGCGCAGCGTCAAACATGGGTTGAAAATCTGTGTCTTGCCAACACAACGTCATTTATTTGATTCCTTATTCTTATGGTGTTGTCTATACCAGCCAAACTGGCCGTTGCCTCATTATTACATTAGGATAACACAATAGCTCTCTGAAGGGATTTGCATATTCACCTTACGCTTTTTTGCATTATGCATATTCCAACCTATCAGTTCCCTGCCATGAATGTGTCTGCGAGTTGATTTTTGAAGGCACCACAGTATTGTCCGAATATCGAGCGAAGATATCTAGGGAAGTCATGGAAGCCTTCTACATAAGAGAATAATGGCTCCACCTGTGTCAGCCAGCCATCTACCTAGTTTAGACCTGCCACTGTCAttgcttcttttcttccttttgccACTTCTTAACATTGACTTTTTGAATGTCAAACATGTGATGCATTTAGTATACACTTATGTATATAATATTTTTGCACCCATAATTTAGACACCTATGGTTTACTTGCAAACTGTGGCAAATGAGAAAAACTCATTTGCATGACTTAAATGAGGGTGCTAGGGAGCATTCAAATGAGCAGTCAGGAGTGGATTAACACGAGTCGTATTTGTTGCTTGTGCTTGAGTTACACCAACGGGAAAGATACAGTTACTGCAAATTACGTTCCAGTGATCTTGGTTTCTCGAGATAGATTATGCCTATCAAGAGAGCAAGTTGCTGCCCTCTATGGGTAGCACTTGTCCCGCGTCCATCATTTCAtcccagttttttttcttttgcccttCAAGTTTACTGGTAAGGGTACATTGAACTCTACTGAGGGCTCCTGAGAGTATGCAGACTGCCACATGACAATCTGCTGTATGTTATGAACACATGCCCAGCAATGGACTCAGCATGTTTGGGAGATGCAGTGCATCATCACTTGTCAGCCATATACTAATACTGTATTCTCTTCTTCTGCCATACGCACCTCTGGCTAGTTTGCTTCCTTTAGTGCAATGACATAATGGAACCAATCTACTACCCTGCCAAAGTTTATTAGCATGACCTGGTACCTCTCCTTCGAAGGCATCTTTATCCACACTCTTAAGGCTGCTTTTCCAGTGCACCTTCTTTGGCTCATTAACGACAGTTCATGACGGTTGGCTCAGCAATGGCAACGCCCATTCTGTTGTTAGGAAATACACACAAGTGTCAATTTCTACATGAAAATGCCAGGCCTAGACAAATCTCTACACTGATCTGCCTCATAAGGATGCAATTTGAAAATGCTATGGCCCTTAACACCGCAGCGACCACGTAATTTCCTGTACTTCGCAGAGCGCTACAACTTACCAGGTCTGAGCTGGTGGCAGCACTTCTTCACGTCAGCTTCGGTGGGATTCTGGCCAAGGGCGCGAAGAACATCGCCGAGCTGGGAGATGTTGATCTTGCCATCCCCTCGGTTGTCAAACAGGGAGAAGGCCTCCTGGTAGTCTTCATGCGGCAACGAAAAAAAGGGGCCACAAGAAAAGTGCTCAAACAGGGCAACTATGCAGACGACGGCCGCGTCACAATCGGGTTTATGTGCTGCCTACAATTCGGAGAATAACGCGTTAAGACGCACAATATGCTGTTTTACTGAGGCAACAACACAAAAGAAACTTCCCGAAACGCTGTTCATAGAAGCCTGTGCAAGTATCCGCCGCTCGACATCCGCTCTGCCAGCTACAGCCGCGGAACAGCGGTATCAGTATCTGACAAATTTGTTAATGAAAAAGTGCAAGTCCTCGGCGACGTTAGTAAAGGCACATTCCACACTTTGAAATGAGTGCGAAATGACATTACCGATTTCAGAGAAGCAGAAGTACTTGCGAAACGAGCGCATCGCAAGTCTTGTGACTGAAGGCCCGAGGCTACAATGTCTCTCGATCGCTGTAGCACTCGACTGTTACTTCGCAAAACACTGCCGCACTTCCTAATATGGTATAAACTACCACACAAAGCCACAGACCGCGGGAGGGATAACACCGCAGCTAGCAAGCGGCGGGATGACAAACTGGGTGTGTCAATGGATCGGTATTCCCATTTCACGAGCTTCGCGCTCGTTACAGGTTTGTGGGTTCGTACACTTACCACTAATTTGATCGTCCGTGTACCCGGCCTGTAAAGGATGAGAAGTTACATTAACGAGAAAGTATTGGCTGACGAGTTCAGGACACAAAAATAACGGACGGAAACTCTTACCATGATGAACAGCCAGTCAGCCAGCTAAAATGGCGTTCCCACAGGTCCCTTACCGCATGTAATGATGTCATTTCCGGCCCGGAAGTGCTTGTCTGCTAGGCCGACATTAGTTGCCATACAATACACAAAATTTTAGGCAATCAACTAGAAGTGCACCATACTATCatatggtgtccggcacacgagggACTGGCAGGAAAAGCGAGGGCAGACAGTATTGCTCGAAGattaaacgtccgagcaacggcatggcctagcgacgaccttccaccgaattcttgtgacatcctcctacagcaaaggcaggagcggataCGTTTTGGACAttctcactccgatttaaacagccaacaggagaGGCACTGGCgccgtattcagacgaatacataccccaatttgcaccacctacacagaatacaccccacgaggttcactgacgagtgcccgtggtgcacagacacacccacgcTAAAACATGCACATcgcatgggagtgccccaggaggcctccgcacttggacagccccatattacaccaacatccactaatgaggaataggcagtgggaggcatggcttgcggacgagggtcgggagagccaattggctcttggctcttctggaccaagcccagtgagtcgctcgtgccagtgggccctggaataggggccccgaccatcttgccttattttatttatagtcaataaagtttttactcactcactcactagctGACCACACAGATATATTCCCGTTTCGCCTTTTTTGCTTTAGTTTATCCTATGCTCTCCTGAAGATAGTGACCCAGAGGCTTACATATATTCACTTTCTTCATCTTCGTTGGGCAAGTACGTTCATATTCATGGCTGGGGGCAGTGCAAGGGACGAACATGAAGGCAGTGAACACACATTTAGCTGTGAAGAGACCATCGATCACCttatgtgccactgttctcgcttcggtAAGCAAtgccagactctccagtgtgtCTTGAATAGATTGAACAATAGGCCAATTAAAGGAAACAAAGGTCTTGGTTGCCTGGCCTCACAACTCATCAGCCCAGGAAGCCATTCAAGTTCTTCGGCATTACCTGAAGGCGGTTAATttacagacttgagtgcccgactttaGATATGCTGTCACACGTGAAAGTGCGACCAAGACTGGCATCtcttctctctttcactcccccatcccactccccacgtgtagggtagcaaactggacaaagtctagttaacctccctgcatttccctcCTTTTTTCTCCCTCTCCACACATATAGCTACGCAATTAGAATTTCATTAATTAAGTAATCTCATTTTGTGATTGTGGTCGAATGAGGAACGTCTCTGGAGACATTTCGGCGAGTCCACCAGCTGCTTCCCTAACTTGTCTTTATCACTTGCTGACAAACACACATTCTCTTGTTCTGTCTTGTTTGAAATTCCCACATCACCTCACTTTTCTGTGCAGCAACTTTTACAAAATCATTTGACAAGTGCCTTATTCTCTCTATAAATTTACCAATTTCATTACTGCTCGTTTTAACAACATTGATTGTACCACGTACTGGCAGTAAAATAACACCAGCCTTTCTACCTTCACCAttgacgccgctttcttcaatgccccaactaacacctcggccagtatatcCGAAttgttcgtctcgagacttgaggaatgccgttaACGTGCTCGTTTCAACACAGAAGTGAGTCAGCTGGATCGCAAGaaacgttacacttatcattgtgacatctcctttcgtcctggagaggaagcgCTCCTTTGGACGctcattcgtacacccggtttgtgtgagaagtttgaatcccgcttccttggaccctacattattaatgaacaaacatcccccgtgaactatcgcgttactcccatagacgtttcttcggaccatcgttactgtggttcggagatcgttcacgtttcacgcctcaaacgattcgttcggcgttaCCCTCCTGGTCAAGTTGCGGCCTGGCTGGCTGCTTGCGCGCGTGgagaaattagtgtgagcatttaTTCTcccgcttcatattctcacctgtacatactcatcatcactgttttggggcctggtggtggggctcccACTCGGGAGAATAAATAGgaggctggctgcctaaaccttcTCTCACAATATTTAGAAAATGAAAATGCTGATATAGTTTTTCTCGCTAAGCTTATTAACTACCTATTCACACATTAAACATTAGATTCTACAACTAAGCCCCTTAACTACCTATTAACACATTAAACATACCTTCTTGTGCAATAAATAACGACACCTAAAGTATTAAAATATAGAACTTTATTAACATCGCTGCAAGACTGCACCACCGAAAAAAGCATTTTATCACAATATTATGCTACACATTCAGTGTGCAGCTCTTCTTTGAATTACACTATCTACGGACTGTCTAAGAGTTGTGATCACATGCTTGGGGTCCTTGCTCTTTGTGATGGCTGTTCCGGAGACAATCATGTTGGCACCAGCCTGAAATTAAACAGAGAAATCGAGACCAGTCAGATTTCTCAAAATCCATAATCATTCAAGACATACATATTTAAGTTCCAGTAACAAAGAACATTCAAGGAGTAGTGTACATACCTCAGCGCACTCCTGAATTGTGTTTAGCCCCACTCCACCATCCACTTCTATGTCCAATTCTTTAAACTTGGAGCGCAAAAGCTTCACCTGTAGAAATAAGGTACAAAAATGGTTACGACAATTGTACGAAAGACAAATTCTTCGCATTGTGACCCTTATAAAAATTAGGCACAGATGATTCATTCAATAAAGAGCAAGAAAAGACCAGTGGTAAAATAGTGGTTCCAGAATCTGTTTGTTAAGGGAAGAACAACTGCAGTTCAACACTAAGAATACTA
Coding sequences within it:
- the Mlc-c gene encoding myosin-2 essential light chain; this translates as MAGYTDDQISDYQEAFSLFDNRGDGKINISQLGDVLRALGQNPTEADVKKCCHQLRPDERISFDVFLPILQTISKNRSTDTAEDFIEGLRHFDKDGNGYISSAELRHLLTTLGEKLTDDEVEQLLAGQEDSQGNVHYEDFVRMVMNG